A window of Pyrinomonadaceae bacterium genomic DNA:
GAGAAACACCGGCTCGTAGCTGCGCCGACCGCTGGTAACTACCAGCGTCGATTCGGCGAGGCCGTAAACCGGATAAAAGGATTTCCAATCGAAGCCGCAATCGCGGAAGGCCTTATTGAAGGCAGTCAGGGTATCGCGACGAATAGGCTCGGCGCCGTTGTATGCGACGCGCCAACTCGAAAGGTCGAGAGTGTCCCGCTGCTCAGCGCGAATCTTTCGAGTACAAAGGTCATATGCGAAGTTGGGCCCGCCACTGTTGGTCGCGCGATATTTACTAATCGCCCGCAGCCAGCTGATCGGACGTTGCAGAAAAGTGGCCGGCGCCATCAGATAAGCCGGGTAACCCGCATAGGCAGGCTCGAGAACTCCTTCGATCAACCCCATATCGTGGATGACCGGCAGCCAGGAAACCGAAATGCTGTCGTCGTCATTCTCTTCCACGTGATTGGCGACGGCGAGGTTGTGCAGGAGGTTGCCGTGCGTGACCATCACCGCACGAGGTGCGGCAGTCGAACCCGAAGTGTACTGAAGGAAGGCCAGAGTTGACGGGCCGGCGTCAGGTTCTTTCCACGAGGTGGCTGCGTCGTCCCCGAGTGAATCAGTGGCGATCCATGGAAGCGCACCAAGCGCGGGAACATGCGCAACCCAGGCAGACAAGGCCGCAACTCCGGCGGGGCAAAGGACAACGCTGGGCTCGGCATTAGCTATGATCGCTTTCAGGCGCGGCAGCGAGCGGGCGAGCTGCGAGCGGTGAGGTGGATAACAGGGTACGGCGATCACGCCCGCGTAGATTGCTCCGAAGAACGCGGTTATGAAATCGAGGCCCGGCGGATAAAGCAGAATGGCACGATCTCCCGGGCGCGCTCCTCGATCCGCGAGGGTGGCGGCGATGGCGCGCGCGCCGCGATCCAGTTGTCCATAGGTTAGCGCGGCGTTCTCGGTTTCGCCGTCGACTAGAAAAGTGTAGGCGCGACGGTTCCCCTGGTGCAGCGCCCGGTAACGCAGCATGGCGACCAGCGAGCGGAAGTCGTGCGTCATACAGCGGCCCTCATAACCTTGGGTTGTTGCGGTTCGATGCCAACGTCCGCCGGAAGCACACCGTCTGCGCGCAACGCGTCATGCACGCGGACGTAGAGATCGTGAACTCGATCGCGATTTGTCTCGAGATCCTCGAGCCGCCATGACGAGGTATCGATGGCCGGGAGGAAATAGACATCCACGTTCCCCGGTTGGGCTCCGTAACTTCTCCAGCCCTGCACTTTCGGCGGGATGTAAATGTAGATCGGGACGATAGGCGCCCGGAGGCTGGTGGCGAGATGAAATGCTCCTTTATTAAAGGCGCCGATTTCGCCGGTGGTGACGCACTTCCCTTCGGGGCTGAGGTACACAGAATCTCCGGTGCGCCGCAGGATGCGGTCGGCGCGGCTGAAAATCTGGCGCCTTCGCTCAGGAAACTCCTGAGGCACTGTCCAAAAGACACGGATGATGTATCCGATGATCAAGACGACGGGGAATTTGCGCAGATACCCGGAGAGGAAAAATCGCGCGCGCGGCAACCCGAGCGCCATCAAAAGCATGACATCGAGCGTCGACGTATGGTTCGAAATGTAGACGGTCTGGCGGTCGGGAAGCGGCTCGGAATAGTGCGTAGTGTAGTCAATACTCCAAATGCGAAGAACAGTGCGGCCGATCCAGCGGCCGATGACTTCGGAATAGAAGCGGCGGGCGAGGAAAAGCGTGGGGATCGCGGCCAGCAGCATCAGGAACGAGCCGGCCAGAAGAAATCCTGCTGAGCGTAGAATACGTCTAGCTTTGCTCATACTTGATCCTCCCGCCTGCAGATTACGGTCTGCATCGCAAAGTTGAGCTGCTTTTCGAAAGCCAGGATCGGGGCAAATAGTATCTGCCCGACAAAGTAGGGATAGATGGCCTTCGACAGATTAAGACCCTTACCCTTCAGTAGCTTGAAGGCGGCTCCGGCAAAGAAGTAAAAGAAGGCCGGGAACGCACCGTAGGGCAAATAGTCGACGACCTCCAGCCCGGCCTTCCGGACCATGCGCAAAAGCATCTCGCGGTCATAAAGCACGGTATGTTGTGGCGCCTGCAGGCCGGGCCACCGATTGCCATAAAGCCGGAAAGTGAGCGAATCCAGTCGGGGAACTTCAATCACGAGACGGCCGGATGGTTTCAGCAGATCTTTGGCCGTTTGAAGTGTGCGAACGGGATCGTAATCGTGTTCGAGGAAATGCCACATCGTAATCGCGTCAAAGCGTTCACTCTCGAGCGGCTGCTCGTAAAAAAGGCCGCAGTGGAACTCGACGCCTTCCAGCGAAGGGCAGTCGCTTAGATCCTTGAAGTCAACGCCTACGACGCGAGCGCCATAACGCGTGCGCACTTTCTGCAAGAAGGTTCCCACGGCGCACCCGACGTCGAGAACCTCACTCTCGGAATCGAGCGCGACGTACCGGAGCACGAGTTTTTCCTTCTGCCGGTCATGTCGATCCATCACCCAGTTGAAAAAACCGGTAAGCGGGCCCCAGCTTTTCTGCTTTCGGTGGGCGATGTACTCCTGATCGTAAAAGGGCTTGACGTGCTCGATGCCGAGCCGCGGGTTCTGATAGCGAAGCCCGCAGCGCGCGCATGTAATAAAGGTGAAGGTCCCGGGCTTGCCGGTGAGATCATCCTGAGCCGTGAGAAAGGGCACCGTTTCCGTGGCCTCGCAGTAGTAACACGGAACACTCTCAAACTTGGATTCGGGTCGCACGGACTCGACCGGTTCAATTTGTAGCGCAGTTGCTGTCATGCTCATCGCAGGAAACCTCCGGTCGAAAGCGCGAGCAGGGGAAGTCCTGCAAGGAGTCCCAACTCCGCGGCGAAAATCAACGGGGCCCCGCGCGACTGGCGAACCGCCCGGTCGCTAACCTGTTCGTAAATGCACAAGCCGAGATAGATCGCGCCAAGCGAGGGGAGCGCGGTGTTAAGCGCCAGGCCGTCCCAGTTCGCACAGGTCAAAAGAGAAATAGCCGGATACTTGAGGAGGAGGATGTGCGCTCCGGCGAGTGGACCGGCGCGAAGGCGCGTCCGGCGGTGATACCAAAGACCAAGGAAGATCGAAATCCCGGCGAAGACAGCAATGCGGGCGCCGGCGCGCGATTGGGACATCATCATGACCACGTCGCCGAGAGCGATCACCAACGCCAGCACAACGATCGGAGTTCGTCTCGACGCCCTTGATGCTTTGACCAACACTCTGTCCGGGTGGTGCAGGCGGTCGCTACCGAGATCAGCGAGGTCATCGACGATGCGGAAAACGAGAACCAACGTGTAAGCGAGGATGCAACTTCTTATGGCATCGCGAACCGTGGGAAGCGATCCTCCCGCGGCGGCGCCCGCGGCGGCGAGCAAGATGGCGAAGGGCACGAATACGCTTGCCGGATACCGCTCACGCCAGTAGTCGTAAATCAATTTAGTCGAGGACATGGACCTCCCCTCGATCGCCGTCAACTTCTATCTCTCCCGCCTGGAAGAGTTCACGCGTGGCATGCGCCACACCGACAACGCATGGAATTCCGAATTCGCGCGCGACAATCGCTCCGTGGGAAAGCATGCCGCCGCGTTCGATAACCAAACCCTTGATGAGGAAGAAGACTGGCGCCCAGCCCGGGTCTGTCTGACGTGTAATCAGGATGTCCTCCGCGGCCAGGCGGCCTGCCTCACTTGCGTCGCTTAGAACAACAGCGCGGCCGGTCACGCAGCCTCCGCATGCACCCGCGCCCCGCAGGGTGCGCGAACCTCCGTTGGCCGGATTGGCGTGACCGTTTCGCGGCCATGTTTCATTGCCAGGCGTGTGTCCATCCAGGGGGAGATATTCTCCTTCGGAAAGAGTGAAGTTATCCGCGGGGTGCATTGCCGCGAGGCGCTCGTGCGCGCGCTTTCGAAAAGCCGCCAGTTCCTGCACGTGATGCGGGAACATGGCGCTCCCGCCCGCAAGCTCATCGACCTCGGTGACAGTCAACCAGAAGACATCCTCTTGCCTGGCCAGATGTCCGCGCGCCACCAGCCGATCGCCCAGCGCTAACGCGACGCGGCGACAGCGGCTGTACAGAAGCGCCTGCTTGAGTCGCGCTCGCTCTCGATAC
This region includes:
- a CDS encoding lysophospholipid acyltransferase family protein, with amino-acid sequence MSKARRILRSAGFLLAGSFLMLLAAIPTLFLARRFYSEVIGRWIGRTVLRIWSIDYTTHYSEPLPDRQTVYISNHTSTLDVMLLMALGLPRARFFLSGYLRKFPVVLIIGYIIRVFWTVPQEFPERRRQIFSRADRILRRTGDSVYLSPEGKCVTTGEIGAFNKGAFHLATSLRAPIVPIYIYIPPKVQGWRSYGAQPGNVDVYFLPAIDTSSWRLEDLETNRDRVHDLYVRVHDALRADGVLPADVGIEPQQPKVMRAAV
- a CDS encoding fatty acyl-AMP ligase codes for the protein MTHDFRSLVAMLRYRALHQGNRRAYTFLVDGETENAALTYGQLDRGARAIAATLADRGARPGDRAILLYPPGLDFITAFFGAIYAGVIAVPCYPPHRSQLARSLPRLKAIIANAEPSVVLCPAGVAALSAWVAHVPALGALPWIATDSLGDDAATSWKEPDAGPSTLAFLQYTSGSTAAPRAVMVTHGNLLHNLAVANHVEENDDDSISVSWLPVIHDMGLIEGVLEPAYAGYPAYLMAPATFLQRPISWLRAISKYRATNSGGPNFAYDLCTRKIRAEQRDTLDLSSWRVAYNGAEPIRRDTLTAFNKAFRDCGFDWKSFYPVYGLAESTLVVTSGRRSYEPVFLDADAAALRDGKIEEASPVGSGRRVSLVSSGPPAFGSRVLIVNPDTCRRCAPREIGEIWLSSPSVAKGYWRREEETLQTFGAMLADDGSGPYLRTGDLGALIDGELFVAGRLKDLLIVRGFKHYPQDLELTVERQHPAIRPGCAAVFALEAHDDERIAVAAEVDPRRLEIARMNPPEFPDAPFRLREGARAISELIGTIRRAVAEIHGVQLHTIALLRPGAIPKTSSGKIRHRDCAQALSGGQLAEIVRWVQPDVGPADSRAVLLTSEI
- a CDS encoding class I SAM-dependent methyltransferase, with protein sequence MSMTATALQIEPVESVRPESKFESVPCYYCEATETVPFLTAQDDLTGKPGTFTFITCARCGLRYQNPRLGIEHVKPFYDQEYIAHRKQKSWGPLTGFFNWVMDRHDRQKEKLVLRYVALDSESEVLDVGCAVGTFLQKVRTRYGARVVGVDFKDLSDCPSLEGVEFHCGLFYEQPLESERFDAITMWHFLEHDYDPVRTLQTAKDLLKPSGRLVIEVPRLDSLTFRLYGNRWPGLQAPQHTVLYDREMLLRMVRKAGLEVVDYLPYGAFPAFFYFFAGAAFKLLKGKGLNLSKAIYPYFVGQILFAPILAFEKQLNFAMQTVICRREDQV